GGCAAGGTGGGCACGTTCGGCAGTTCGCAGGGGGGATTCGCTCAGAATTTCCTCGCCGTCACGCAGCCCCCGCATCTGGTCTGTCAATACATGGTCGATACCGGGCTGAGCCTCTTCCACGAAGGCTACCGCATCGGCGGCATCACGCGGCCCGAGCGATTCCGCAGTCTGGAAGCCAGTTGCCGCAACCCGGCGGATAATCGCCGATTGCTCGCCGAGTGGTTCCAACATCCGCACTATGATGATTATTGGAAGGCCGAAGATTGCACGCTGCATTTCCCGAAAATGAATGTCCCCTGCTTCACAATCGGCAGTTGGTTTGATTTCATGAATCAGGGGTCGATCCAAAGTTTCCAAGGGCGGCAGCATCGCGGCGGTCCCAACTCCCGTGGCCATCAGCAGTTACTCATCGGACCTTATTTGCATGGCCGACTGAATAAGGGCAACCAATCCGGCGATTTGACCTTCCCCACGAATGCCATTTGGCCCGAAGAATCGCACATGATTCGCTGGTTCAACCACCATCTCAAGGGGGAATCGAACGGCGTCATGAACGATCCGCCGGTGCGCTATTACGTCATGGGTGCAACCGGCGAGGCGGACGCGCCAGGGAATGTCTGGCGGACGGCGAACGATTGGCCGCCACCGGAAACGCCGCAGCAGCCCACCGCATATTTTCTGCACGCGGAAGGCAAGCTCCGGCTGGACGCCCCGACCAGCGAATCGAGCGCGACGACCTATCGCAGCGATCCCCACAAACCGATGTCGATTCCGGGAGTCGCCTTTCCCGGAGCCAAAGATGCCCGCGCATTCGAGCAACAATCGGAAGTTCGTACCTTCACCACCGACGTGCTGACCGCCCCAGTCGAATGGACCGGGCAAGTCTGGGCCGAGCTGCAAGTCGCATCCACGGCACGAGATACGGATTTCATCGTGCGAATTAGCGATGTCTACCCCGATGGGCGATCGATCCTGCTGATGGATTATCCCATGCGGGCTCGGTATCGCGACGGCTTCGATCACGAGGTGTTGCTGGAGCCGGGCAAGGTGGCGACGATTCGCTACCCGGTGGGCTGGATCAGCCAGATTTTCAATCGCGGCCACCGCATCCGCGTTACCATCGCCAGCACCGGCGCCCCGCTCTACGAGCCCAACCCGCAGACGGGCAAGCCGCTGACCATCGCGTTTCCGACCGATGCGATTTCGGCCACCAACACGCTCTACCATCAACGCGACCATGCCAGCCGAATTCTCGCCCCGCTGGTGACTCCAAAGCGCTGAGTCGGCCCCACTCACCCCGCATCGTCATGCGAGAGTCAGCGAATTCCAGCGAGAATGACTAGACAGCCAAGTTTCCGGCTGCGAGAATAGCACTTCGGACCTGACATTGGCATATCGATTCGGATGACGATGGAGCGGCCATGGCGTTTGCGTTGAGCGAAACCGAAGCCGCATTCCAACGGGCAATCTTGATTGACGCCGACGATTGGGCAGCGCGGTTGGCATACGCCGACTGGCTGGAAGAGCAACAGCGCAGCCTCGAATCGCATGTCTTGCGGATGGAATTGGCGTTACAAGAATATGCGTTTGACGATCCACGCCGTACCCAACTCCGCAGCCAACTGTGGGAACTCCACCGCGAACTGGACACACTTTGGATTCACCGGCTCCCGACTCTGGGCGGCGTCGTCTGGGGCCACGTCGTCCACGGTGTCATGAATCAGGTGCAAATCTCGCTGGGGGCCCAATCCCGCTTCCCCGAGGGATTGTTCCCGTTTCTGCCAATGATGCATTTGCAGTTGGAACGCATTCACCCCAAACAAGTTCGGTCGATTCGGGAGCACCCCGCACTGCAATCATTGGTCGCACTCACCTGCGATTCCAGCGAGGTACCCCTCCCGGTCCTGATGGAGTTGCTCTCATCTCCATTCTTGGTAAACCTCGCAGTGTTGCGATTGCCAAATCTCTCACTGACCAATGAATGTACCGAAATCTTAACTCGTTCTCCGGTGCTTCACGGCCTGCAACGCTTAGATCTTTCTCGGAATCATCTGACGGCGATCAGCGGAGAACTCCTGGGCGAATCGCCGATGATGCAACAATTGCGGGAATTGTCGTTATATCGCAACGATTTCTTCGATGCCGGAATTCTGTCACTCGTCAAATCCCGCGAATTTCCGCAACTGACCTCGCTGGAAGTGATGAACATGCACATTGGTGATCGTGGCGCGATCGCCTTGGCGGAGAGCGGCATTTTTCGCAAACTCGCCACCATCAACTTGTGCTATAACCCCATTGGCGACAAGGGGATCGCTGCGTTTGCCGAATGTCCCGACCTGAACGGCAAGCGACTCATTCTTCGCGGCAACCGCATCGGCGATCGCGGAGCCATGGCACTCATCCGCTCCTCCGTCATTGACCCAACCGTAACGACGTTGGAACTTGGCGATCACCAGATGAGCGAAACGGCCCAGGAGCGACTGCGGGAGCATTTCGGCCCGCGCATCTATGTCTGAGCCAGTTGCGTCTCAATCCGAATCGGCGGCCGCTTGGGCTTGCGTGTAAAAGTGCTTCGCGGCTCGCCCGCTGATCGTCCCCAGTTTCACCAATTCGGCGGCGATCAACTCGACAGCACGCCAATTACCCGTATCCGCGAGCAAATTTTCGACCTTCGACAACATTCGACGAACAAACTTATCCAACTGGCGTTCCCCGACCCGCTGCATTGCCAATTTTCGGACATATCGCAAATCGTGGGCCGCCCCTTCCACACCATACCGGCCCGTGATTTGGGCTTCTGCGGCCATTCCCGCCAGCGCGATCAAAATTTCCCGCTCGATCCAATCATCACTCGGCCGTTGCACACCCTTATCGAATTTGCAAACGCCCAGCCGTTCGCGGTTCGGCAGCACACTGACGCCACTCACCGGACGCTCCAACGCCAGGGCGATCACCGCATGCCCCGCCTCGTGGAAGGCGGTCACGCGATCAAACGAATTCTCGGCCGTCGATTCCATCATCGCCGCATCCCCTGCCACCACAGTATGTTACGTGCGGGGGCAAAACAGTCCCCAATCCCATGGCGCATTCAGCTACAGAATCTGCTGAACCAGCCGATCCACGTGAGCTCGATAGAGTTTGCGGATGGCATCCGGATGTCGGTCCACGCGCAGCCCGATTTCATCCCAACCAACGCCTTCTTTACGAAGTAGGCGCACTTGCTGAAGCAGCGGCGACAGCAGTTTCTCGGCACGCGATTCCATAAATTGCAAGAGCTCGTCGGTATCCAACTCGGGAACCGACGACGCATTCGAGGTCGCCAGATTATCCCATTGTTCATGCCCCGATTCCGTCCGCCGAGCGTCCCGACGTTTGGCAAGCAAGTACCGCTGCCGATCCGCGACTACGTGTTTAAACATCCGAACAACCAACGGATAATAGCGCGACATCAGATCTGTCAACGCCTCGGGCGATTCGGCCAGCTCCGGTCGCAACTGCAGCCATTTTGCACGCAATTCTTCGTCGGTTGGAGCGTTTGACTTGCCCGCTTCCGGCGAGAGTTCCTCAGAATCCGCCAAAATGAGTTGCTCAAATTCCGCCGGCGAGATTTCATCCGAATTCGCCAGGCGGGTCGAATTCACGGATGGTTGTGCCGGAGATTCGGGTGCCGAATCGAGGTCGATCCGGTGCTTCCAATTGGCAACAATCAAACAGACACTCTGAAAAATGTCATCCTCTTCAGCTTCAAACCCCACAAGCCCTCGATTCCGTCGCATGGTCTTCAGCAGCCGCAACAATTCATCACGACGATGTTGCAAACACATCATCGTCATTAAATACACTTGGAGGGGAACAGGCTTCCGATGCCCACTCGATTCGCCTGGATTGGGCGGGGAGTCATCTGGATTGAGGGTCGCCGATGTGGCATCGGCATCCGGGGGCGACGGCTCATCGGAGCGAACCCGAGCGGTCGGGTCGAGCGGCGGTGTCGTGTCGTCGGAATTGTCTTGCACGGCCATACCATCCTCCGGAATCGCTAAGGGGGAAATTCCTTCCCGGTCTTCGGCCAACGCAAATCAGTCGGTGTCAGGATTCGTCGGTTGCGGGGGTTTGGTTGTGCGGTACACCACCGCATACACCAATGCCCCAACGGCGATAAACCCAACCCCAATCAGCGATTCCGTTCGCTGCGTTGTGAACATATTCGTCAGCACCAGGAGCATCACGGTGATGTAAACCATTGGTACCACGGGGTAGCCCAAACAGGTATACGCCGGCTTCGCTGAGAGATTTTGGGATCCGCTTCGTCGTGTTCGCACTCGGAATACAAACAGCGTGCTGATCGCCAACGTCTCAAACGAAATCGCTCCAAACATGGCAAAATCGGTGACAACATCAAACAGCGGTTTGCCCGCCGGAATGTTCAAATCGATTCGCCACCCCGCCAACGCCAATTCGGGCAGCCGCACTTGCACCAGAACCGCCGCCATGATGACCAGGATTGCCGACCATCCAGCCAGAACGACAATCGCGCGGCCCGGAGTTTGATAGCGCGGATGAATCGACGCCAACCACGTGGGTGCCAACGCATCTCGGCCCATGGCAAACAACAGCCGTGGGCCCACCATCAAGTTCCCGTTCAGGGAACCGAACACCGACAGCATCACCACTGCCGATGCCAACATCGCACCAATCGGCCCCAAAAGTCGGCTGCCAAACTCAGCAACAACCGTTGTTTGTTGCAGTTGCGCCATCTCACCACGCGGAATCACCAACGCATAAGCCAGATTTGCACCCAAGTAGAGGATGGTCACTGTGCATGTGCCAACGATGAGTGCAACGGGAAGATTTCGTGAAGGATTGCGGATTTCCTCGGCAATCGGTGCCACATTCATCCACCCATGATACGCCCACAGCACTGCGACCATCGCTCCACCAACCTGACTCCACGCGATCGCCCCGAACGAATCGGGCCACCAGGGTTCGAGCCGATGCCAATCGGGCAAACTTCGCCCCGGCAATGGTTCACCACCAATCGCCGCCAAGATCATGGGCAACAACGGAATCGCCAACAATGTCCCCACTTTGGAGGTGGTGACCACCAACTGTAACCCGCCGCCCCAACGCACGCCGCGCCGATTCACCGCGGCCAAGCAGAGAATCACGCCCACCGTGCAGGCTTGCAGCGTCCAAAAATCGACGAGGTTGACATCTCGCCCCAATCCGCGTAACTGCTTCAGAACATCATGGGCCGAATCGGTGAACACGCTTGCCAACGCCGCAATGGATGCCGATCGGATGATCCAAAATTCCACCCATCCCCACAAAAACCCGAACAATCGTCCATATCCTTCACGGAGATAGACATAATTCCCCCCCGCTTTGGGAATTCGGACTGCAATTTCGGCCAAACTGAGCGCCCCCAGCATGGCCAGAACCCCGCCCGCGACCCAAACCAGCACAATCAATGAAAAATCGGGCACAGCCGCCGCGACAGCTTGTGGCTTTTTGAACACTCCCGAACCGATGACCGTGCCAATGACAATGGCCGTAGCGGTCCAGGCTCCCAGAACGCGGGGGAGTTCAGGTGGTTTTGTCACGTTGTTGAAAAGCCATTGAGTGGCAAAGAGGAAAAACCGGGTCGATGCGGGGAGGCGATCGATGCGGATAATGTAAGGCAGTTCAGGGGAAGTTGTCTAGCGGAATTTTCCGCAATCCGGAAAAATTATTGTTCCCGGGCTGCAGCTCGAGTCAGTCGATCGGCGACCGCCAACCAATCCAGGTCATGCGGTGGATGCGAGGCCACAATTCGGCTCAACTTCATCCCGTCTAAGAGGTGGAGTGCGGAATACAATCCTGCAGCGTAACCCATTGGCGTGGCAGGGAGTTGCAGATTGGGTTGGCCTGGCGGATGCTGAGCAGCGTCGAGTGTGGTAATCCACCCAACAGCTTCCCCGGCCGTTCGCAACGCATGTACGAATTCCACGCTCGCAGCTTCGCTCTCTGCCAACAATAACGGCGTCTTGGGTGCGTAATGCCGCCTCATTTGTCCAGGTGAACGAGCAATTTCTGACGACGATTCGGCTCCAGGTTGCGCTGTGGAAGTGGAATCGAACGCATCCTGAAGATAAGCCAGATGTTGCGATCGCAGATGGGGTGCCAGTTCGATTGGCCCGACAACGGACTCCAATTGCCGCACGGTGATCGGACCGGGTCGCAGGAGCCGCATCGGCGTCACGGTTGCATCCACGACTGTCGATTCGATTCCCGTTAACGTGGGGCCACCGTCAATGATGCAATCGATTTGATCACCGAGACTTGCGACAACGTGTTCCGCGCATGATGGGGAGATTTCTAAGGATCGATTGGCACTCGGAGCCGCGACTGGAACGCCCGCCAATCGCAGAAATGCTTGCGCGATGGGATGTGCGGGCCAACGAACCGCAACTGTTGGGCCGCCGGCGGTGACAATCTCAGGAACTTGCGGATGTTTTTGCAGTACCAAACTCAACGGTCCCGGCCAAAAATGCTGCATGAGCTTCCGGGCCAGCGGCGGAATCGCGAGCGCAACTTGTGGAAGAATCGCATCATCCGCCAAATGCACAATCAAGGGATTAGTCGATGGTCGACCTTTGACACGAAAAATGGCCGCAACTGCCTGCGGGTCCAACGCATTCGCTCCCAATCCGTATACTGTTTCAGTGGGAAACGCGACCAATCCCCCGTGGCGAATTCGTTCGGCAGCTCGTTCGAGCAACTCGGTCCGATGGTCGCTATTTTTGAAGCGATTTCCCGGAACCCGTGGGTCGGTCATTTGATCGGACTCCCGCAATTGATAAGATAACTTCAGTTCACGTTTGCGTTCGGTTATTGTGGCATCGAATGGACCGATTCGACAAGTGACCGCCCCCCCTCCGTGATTGAGGACACTAGGATTATGTCCCAAGCAGAACCCACTCGAATCAAACCGCCGACTGCGGAACAACGCCGAATCGCCACGGAGAGCTTTGACAAGGCCAACCGCGTGATTTCGACTGGAAATTACGATTATGGAATCAATCTGCTGCTAACCTGTTGCAAGCTGGATCCGGGGAATACGGTCTATCGTACCACGCTCCGCCGCGCTCAGAAAGCCAAATATCGCAACAACTTACGTGGCAGCCCGCTTGCATTTCTCACCACGTCTCGCCATCGCGCCCGCCTGAAAGTTGCCCAGCAGCGCCGCGACTATCTGGCCGTGCTGGAACATGGCGAACAGATTCTCAGCCGCAATCCGTGGGATCTCAGCACCCAAATGGATATGGCAGAAGCGTTTGAGGCGTTGGAGTTACTCGATTTGGCGGTGTTTGAACTGGATCAGGCCCGTCAGAAATTCGGCCGCGATGCCACACTCAACCGTGCGCTTGCCCGGTTGTTCGAGAAACGTGGCAACTTCGCCCACGCCATCAAATTATGGCAGATTGTCAAAGAAACTGATCCATCGGATCTCGAAGCATCGCACAAAGCCAAGGATTTAGCCGCGAGCGAAACCATCCAACGCGGGCAATACGAAGAATCGGCCCAGAACAAAGGCGACGAATCCGACGATCCGCGATTCGCCCCCGCCCCGGCAGCGGCAGCATCGACCGCCAGCAAATCCACAACCCCCGCGACTGCAAGCGGAACGGTCGGCCAAGCTGCCGTCGATCGCCTCACTCGCGAAGCGGCCCCGCTATTGGCGCAAATCGAAGCGAATCCAACCGAGGCATCGTTCTATCTGAAACTCGCCGAATTATACCGGAAGTTTCGACAAGACGATCGCGCTCGTGCCGTGCTGCAACAAGGATTGGCGGCGACAGGGCAGAACTTTCAAATCCAAGTCGAATTGATGGAATCCGATTTGGAGCCGCTGCGAAAAAATTTCGCACTCACCCAAGACAAGTTGCGAAAACGCATCGCTGGTGGGTTGGAAGCGGCCGATGAGGAACACACGCTCGAAGACCTCCGACGACTCCAGGCCAAGCTGCGGCTCGAAATTCTCAACCGAGAGATTGAGCTGTATCGCCTGAAGGCAGAACGGTTTCCGACCGATTTGTCGCATCGGTTGGAATTGGGGAACCGCCTGTATTTGGCGGATCGGATCGATGATGCGATTTCCGAATTGCAGCAAGCTCGCAAGGATGTTCGGCTTCAGGGCAAAGCCTTGATGCAACTCGGATTCTGCTTCAAAAAGCGCAACAACTGGCGTCTCGCCCAACGAAATTTTGAAGAAGCGTTGGCATTGTTGGCGACCACGGATGAACCCGCCCGCAAGGAAATTCTGTTTGCCTTGGCGAGCGGGTTCGCCGAGAACGGCGACTTGGCTCGTGCCATTGATATGGGGCACGAATTAGCCAATCTCGACTTCAGTTTCCGCGAGATTGGCAAACGCTTAGACGAATGGCAAGAGCGGCTGCAAAACGCGGCCAATTAAGCACTTGCGATCGTCGAATCCCGGTAGAAGTCTTTGTCCGAAGGTGTCCGTGGCGGTGGTTGATCGCTGCGGCACCTGAGCGGATCACCAGCGGCCGTATCGACCGCGGCCATACCCGAAGCCAGGGCCACCGAAGCCGCCGTAGCCAAATCCCGGTCGGCCAAATCCGCCGCCGCCGAATCCCACACTAACGCCAACGCCGCGATATCCGGGGCCATCGCTCCCGGCAACGATTTGTTCCAATTCAATATCGGTCAATTCACGATCGACTCGTTGTTCGGGGGCCGGGGTGGAAGAGGTGGGTTGATGTGCTGGAATGTGCGTCATCACAAGCTCCCTCGTGGAAGAACCAAAGATTCCACCCGACAAAGATTTTGCCGGGCGACTCATCTATTCTATCCACGAGGTCGAACGATCCGGGTCACGGAACGATGTTTTTTCGATGCCGAAGTCGGCATCAGAAAGACTTACTGCTTCCAACCATTGATGCTCAAACCACCGCGGCGAACCGGGTTGCTCGGTGCGCCACCAGCGACGATTTGTTCCAGTTCTTGCATGCTCAATTCGCGGTCAGCCTTGACTTCAACCGGGGCGGAGATGCGGACTTCTTCGGTCTTCTTTTGTTCGATCACGGGGAATTCTCCGGTGAAAGCCATTCCAAACCATTCTCCAACCCATTGGCGAATTTTGTTTGGAATTGCTCGCATGGATCATAGCTTAGCCATGCGACGATTGCTCCACAAGCGAAATTTCTAAAATTCCCAAATTTCCTATATTCATCGATTTCGGCTGATCCTTCATCGCGGCGAAAGCAGCGGGCGGACAGTTGGGGTTCCCGAATTCGGCGTCCATCGCAAGGGGATGCTCCAATCACCTTCTAGGTCGATCCGCCGATCGAACAGCAGATTTCGGGGGAAGAGTGAGGTGGTTTTCACCGATTCCCGCATCTCCACAAGTCCTGTTTGCTTCAGGGCTTCCGCCACGAGTTGCGAGCAGAAATAAATGCGTTCGTCGGGTCGTGTCGCGCGATGGATCGGTCGGGGTAACAGCAAGCCGCCCAGCTGTGACTGCGAGGTAAACGCCCGTCCGATTCGCTCCTCCACGTATCGGGTGAGCTTCGCGGATTGCTCCGGCGTCAGCGGGCGAGTCCGGGCACGCACCCAAATGATCGGCTCATGTTTCTTGATAATATAGTCTTCAATATACGATAAAAATCGATCTGGAATCGGTCGTGCGGTCACGGAGGATGCCCCGCCGCCGCCGACTTCAAAGACCATGAGTTCGCCAGTGGCCCGTCTTACGAGCATGGCCGAATGGTACGGATGCCCCGATCGTGCAAACCCGTACATAATGGAGAACGACCAATTTTTCGATGACATGAGCAACACGTCACCTTCTTGAGGAACCCATGGGATGCCGCGATCGGTGTCTTGCTGCCGAATAAATCCGAACGGCTGCCCCGGCAATAGCACCGGCGGGAGAGCCGCGACGCTCCAAGCCAGCAACAACCCTGCGATCATCTGCATTCCTCCCGCGATCCGAATTTTCCGAATGCCCGGATTGCATCGGTTGAATCGCAGAAGGAACTTCAAACTAGATTCCCAAGTCGCTGGCAAAGTCACCAACGTTTATTCTTTTTCTTTCTTCTCAGGCTTTTCTTTTTCATCGTCTTTCGGAGCCATCCCGCCTTGGATACCGTCCAGTTCCAATTCGGTGAGTTCCCGGTCTTGATGCGTGAGAACCGATCCAGACAAAGAAGCTACGCTTTGCATTCGATACTCCCAGAAATGGGTCATTATCATCCTGTCGGCAAAGTTACACCGACGAATGTGAGTTTATTCCCGATCCGAGATAATCGCAATAGCAAAGAACAACCAATTCTCCGAATTTCCGGATTCTGCAGAATCTGTCAGTCGCACCGATTTTACACGCAGTGCGCTTTTTGCAACTGCATGCGGCGGGCGAAGGTGACGATGGCTTCTTCCTGGTCTTCGGTTTCGATGGAGCCGGGCCGGGATTCGCGGATTTTGAGAATCGCGTGATCCGCCGGAAGCCCTTGCGAGGCAACCAGATACGCAGCAAGGATCGTCCCCGTTCGGCCTCGTCCGGCAGCGCAATGGACAACGACCCCCATTTGCCGTTCGGTCGCCTTGCGAATCGCACTCACACATTGGTCGAGCTGTTCTTGTGTAGGTGCCGTCATGTCATCGACGGGGACATGGACGGCGAGCAGCCCGGCATCGTCGATCCAATCGCGTCGGATCGGATCTTCGGTTAGAGTGATGATGATCTGCACGTTTTGATCCCGCAACCAGCCGAGGTCTTCACGGGAATTCGGACGAGCCATCCCGGCCAGCAACGGTTTTTCAATCCAAGAGAATCCATGCGGAGCCATGCGTCCCGTCCTTCTGTGAGTGGCCATCCGAGCGATCAATTCAGCTTCAACGGCTTTTGGCCAAAGCGTTTGCGACATTCGTTGGCTTGTTGCCAGACGTGTTCTTCGCTTTGGAGAAAATCGATTAAATTGCCGGTGGAAATGCCCAAACAGGCGGCGGCATCGCTAACTCGCGCCTGGCAAGCCTCCAACACATCCAAGACAATCCCTGCGACGGGCCAGAATTTGGCATTCCGAGTGGAGATGTGCAATTTCCCGTCGGTGGGTCGAACTTCGGCATACTCGGGTATCGCCGTAACCGATTGCTCATTGCGAAGTTCCGGCGGAATCGGGGTGCGAATTTCCAGAAAGAACGCCCGACGCAAGCGCTTGATGGCCTGATGCCGATTTTCGTGTTGCGAACGACTTTCCTCGGCGATCACCACCAACCCACTGGCGCGGTGGCGGAGTCGCACGGCGGAACTGGTCTTGTTGCGATGCTGCCCGCCGGGACCGCTAGCGCGGTAGGTATCGACATCGCATTGGGCGAGGAGTTGTTCGTCGGTCAGGCCAGTCCAGGTGGCGCGTGTGGGGGCGGGTCGCGGAGTTGCGGCGGCGAGTCGGGGCGTCACCCAGCCAGCGGATTGGAATTCCGGCAATGTCAATGGTCCATCCGCAGCGGCGGAGTTGGCCTCCGGCTGGGGATGGGAATTGAGCGCATCGTGTTCCCCGATCAGGGGTTGCGATCCAATCGCGGGATTTGCTCCCGATGCTGGATCGGCAGGCGGGGGAGTCGGTGTCAGTTCGGCATCGTCCATCCCCTGCCCCTCTCATCGCGTTGCAAGATTCGGCGCGATCAAACGTCGAGCTTCCAAGGCTTGCGCATGGGTCGGCTGATCATCGCATTGGCTTCGGCTTCACCGAATCGATGCGTGGCCGGGTCCCAGGTCAACGCTTTGCCCAGCCGGGTGGCAATCACGCCGGTGTGGCAGACGATGACGGAGCTTGCGCCCACTTCGACGTTGCAAATCGGCTTCTTCCGGGTGCTCAGGCACTCCATGAAGTTGTTCATATGCCCGTTGGTGACTTCGAGTCGGATGGCATCTTTGCCGAGCGGTTCTTCCAGCAGCTTCTTATCGCTGGCGCGGATGGTTCCCCGGCTGACGAAGATTGTACCGTTTTCACCTTCGAACAGCACGCCGTTTTCCCCGCCACTTTGGGCGATGACTTCGGTGCCGTTGGCGTAGGTGTAGGTCACCTTAAAGTTCGGGTGACAATTGTACGAATTCGGAGCGTCGTTGGGCTTTTCGCCTTCGCCGACGACCTTGACAGGTCCGCTGCCGTCCATCCCGAGCCCCCATTGGGCGATATCCAGGTGGTGGGCACCCCAGTCGGTCATCTTCCCGCCGGAGTATTCGTACCACCAACGATATTCATAATGACAGCGTTGCGGCACGAATTCGACGGCTTCGCACGGTCCTTGCCAGAAGTCCCAGTTGAGACCTTTGGGCACTGGGGCGGTCTTGAAGGTGCCCTTGGGATTGCCACCGATGCGGCATTCCACCCGCTTGATTTTGCCGATGCGGCCGTTGCGGACGAGTTCGCAGGCCAATCGGAATCGGGCATCGGAGCGTTGTTGGCTGCCAGTTTGGAAGACGCGGCCGGTTTCCTTTTGGACCTTGATGAGGATCAACGCTTCTTCGATCGTCAGTGTAAGCGGCTTTTCGCAGTATACGTCTTTGCCGCGGCGCATCGCTTCGATGGCAACGATGGCGTGCCATTGGTCGGGCGTGGCGATGGTGACGGCGTCGATATCGGCTCGACCCAGCAGTTCGCGGTAATCTTCGTAACCCTTGATGTCGCTGGTGTTAAAGTCTTTCTTCATGATGCCCACCGCTCGTTCGAGGTGGTTGGCATCGACATCGCAGGCGGCGACGTAGCGGACACCCTTTTGACGGCGGGCATCGTTGTAAATCGCCAAGCCACGGCTGGCGGGGCTGCCGATGCCGA
This DNA window, taken from Tuwongella immobilis, encodes the following:
- a CDS encoding peptide chain release factor family protein, which gives rise to MDDAELTPTPPPADPASGANPAIGSQPLIGEHDALNSHPQPEANSAAADGPLTLPEFQSAGWVTPRLAAATPRPAPTRATWTGLTDEQLLAQCDVDTYRASGPGGQHRNKTSSAVRLRHRASGLVVIAEESRSQHENRHQAIKRLRRAFFLEIRTPIPPELRNEQSVTAIPEYAEVRPTDGKLHISTRNAKFWPVAGIVLDVLEACQARVSDAAACLGISTGNLIDFLQSEEHVWQQANECRKRFGQKPLKLN
- a CDS encoding Gfo/Idh/MocA family protein, with product MNRPNTISRRGFVQHMVGGLAAAGLPMWYAQEIVAADEAKAETKAEGIRMGAIGIGSPASRGLAIYNDARRQKGVRYVAACDVDANHLERAVGIMKKDFNTSDIKGYEDYRELLGRADIDAVTIATPDQWHAIVAIEAMRRGKDVYCEKPLTLTIEEALILIKVQKETGRVFQTGSQQRSDARFRLACELVRNGRIGKIKRVECRIGGNPKGTFKTAPVPKGLNWDFWQGPCEAVEFVPQRCHYEYRWWYEYSGGKMTDWGAHHLDIAQWGLGMDGSGPVKVVGEGEKPNDAPNSYNCHPNFKVTYTYANGTEVIAQSGGENGVLFEGENGTIFVSRGTIRASDKKLLEEPLGKDAIRLEVTNGHMNNFMECLSTRKKPICNVEVGASSVIVCHTGVIATRLGKALTWDPATHRFGEAEANAMISRPMRKPWKLDV